TAATGCCGGTGCCGGGAAAATTGGCAACTATTCTGAATGCAGTTTTAATTCAAGTGGCACAGGCACTTTTCGGCCATCAGAAAATGCAAACCCATTTGTTGGAGAAAAAGGAAAAAGACATACTGAAAATGAACTAAGGATTGAAACTATATTCCCTTTCTATTTAGAAAATAAAATTATTAAAGCCTTATTGGATTCCCATCCCTATGAAGAAGTTGCTTATGATGTAATAACTCTGGAAAACAAGCATAATTCTATTGGTTCTGGTATGATTGCCGAAGTGGAAAATCCACAGCATGAAACTGATTTTTTGAATTTTATTAAAAAACAAATGAATGCTCAATGCATAAGGCATACTGCAATATTAAATAAGGAAATAAAAAAAGTAGCCGTTTGTGGAGGTTCGGGAAGTTTTTTAGTACAAAATGCAATTGCTGCCGGTGCTGATATTTTTATTACATCAGATTTCAAATATCATGAGTTTTTTGATGCCGAAGGAAAAATTTTAATCGCTGATATAGGACATTATGAAAGTGAACAATTTACAATGGATATTTTTTATGAGTTAATTTTGAAAAATTTTCCTACATTTGCGGTTTATTTAACTGAAACGAACACAA
The genomic region above belongs to Bacteroidota bacterium and contains:
- a CDS encoding Nif3-like dinuclear metal center hexameric protein; translated protein: MFIHDVIDLIEDFAPLQLQESYDNSGLITGDKNWKVQKILLCIDTTEAVIDEAIFKGCNLIIAHHPIVFKGLKKFTGEDYVQRTIIKALKNDIAIYAAHTNMDNVYDGVSARICQKLNLKNKKVLSPKKNILKKIITFCPQEQAEKVKTALFNAGAGKIGNYSECSFNSSGTGTFRPSENANPFVGEKGKRHTENELRIETIFPFYLENKIIKALLDSHPYEEVAYDVITLENKHNSIGSGMIAEVENPQHETDFLNFIKKQMNAQCIRHTAILNKEIKKVAVCGGSGSFLVQNAIAAGADIFITSDFKYHEFFDAEGKILIADIGHYESEQFTMDIFYELILKNFPTFAVYLTETNTNPVKYL